In Candidatus Omnitrophota bacterium, a single genomic region encodes these proteins:
- a CDS encoding TolC family protein, which translates to MKSCARVFLVSALISFLLPGPSLVWASTLRASDSAAELQRFHQLLQEIDSTVLSLQDDLPIVTSVNIVPPMAPEQAGLDSIPSERIHLAQAAIPPGQVVPLPIERMIPTEPRNLKYGPAQIEDLILEGDQASWNIPEPGAPLQIKLPATMIREMPMAEGSPFAPVLDKYISLALANSREAQAAMEDVELAELRVSAARRVLYPNASVRYTQTTGEISGGLAGFLERDFGLEWSQPLYDSGSSRAGYHQAKLNLRVAQENYRRISTQIRSDIEEAYYQLVNSKLKYVTRTELQEGAVDLVRLAQRQYQAKLSTEVEYLNVMTQYESMAYQIDAAWKDLELARLVFKQRLQVESLEGLDPEPELEFKNVKISLDECTRLAFDHRPDLLVEELLAKVSEYQEDIVEAAKKFRFDINGFYGRSASAFEGEDLIPKLSWFVGLRASKPLGANSMEASYTTQQVRPQLGQSTRTQTNTATVQMGILDAYKLKADAKEASINRHRAENEVEDLEDTILREVYDGYARFEKALGRV; encoded by the coding sequence ATGAAAAGCTGCGCCCGGGTTTTTCTAGTCTCCGCACTGATCTCCTTTCTCTTGCCCGGTCCCTCGCTTGTTTGGGCCTCGACTCTGCGCGCAAGCGACTCTGCTGCAGAGCTTCAGCGCTTTCATCAACTCCTCCAGGAAATTGACTCCACGGTTCTTTCCCTCCAGGACGATCTTCCTATAGTCACCAGTGTGAATATTGTTCCTCCCATGGCTCCGGAGCAAGCGGGCCTGGACAGCATCCCATCCGAACGGATTCATTTGGCCCAGGCTGCAATTCCCCCGGGCCAGGTCGTGCCGCTTCCCATTGAGAGGATGATTCCCACTGAGCCGCGCAATCTAAAGTACGGCCCGGCCCAGATCGAGGACTTGATCTTGGAAGGGGATCAGGCCAGTTGGAATATCCCTGAGCCCGGAGCGCCGCTGCAGATTAAACTGCCGGCCACCATGATCCGGGAAATGCCTATGGCCGAAGGCTCTCCTTTTGCCCCGGTACTGGACAAATATATTAGCTTGGCGCTCGCCAACTCCAGGGAGGCCCAGGCTGCGATGGAAGACGTGGAATTGGCCGAGCTGAGGGTTTCCGCGGCGCGGCGCGTTTTATATCCCAATGCCTCTGTGCGGTACACCCAAACCACGGGAGAGATTTCCGGAGGTCTTGCAGGATTCCTGGAACGCGATTTTGGATTGGAGTGGTCCCAACCCCTCTATGACTCGGGGAGTTCCCGGGCGGGTTATCACCAGGCCAAGCTCAACTTGAGAGTGGCTCAGGAGAATTACCGGCGCATCAGCACGCAAATTCGCTCGGATATCGAAGAGGCCTACTATCAGTTGGTCAATTCCAAGCTCAAGTACGTGACCCGGACAGAACTTCAGGAAGGGGCCGTGGATTTGGTGCGCCTGGCCCAGCGCCAATACCAAGCTAAGCTCTCCACGGAAGTGGAATATCTCAATGTCATGACGCAGTATGAATCGATGGCGTACCAGATTGATGCGGCTTGGAAGGATCTGGAATTGGCGCGATTGGTCTTCAAACAGCGGTTGCAGGTGGAAAGCCTAGAGGGATTGGATCCGGAACCGGAGCTGGAATTCAAAAACGTGAAGATCTCCTTGGACGAGTGCACCCGCCTGGCCTTTGATCATCGCCCTGACCTTCTGGTGGAAGAACTCTTGGCCAAGGTGAGTGAGTATCAGGAAGATATTGTCGAAGCGGCCAAGAAGTTTCGTTTTGATATCAATGGTTTTTACGGGCGGTCAGCCAGCGCTTTTGAGGGAGAGGACCTGATTCCTAAGCTTAGCTGGTTTGTGGGGTTGCGGGCTTCCAAGCCTTTGGGGGCCAATTCCATGGAGGCCTCCTACACGACCCAGCAGGTGCGGCCCCAGCTTGGCCAGTCAACTCGCACGCAGACCAACACAGCCACTGTCCAGATGGGCATTCTGGATGCGTATAAATTGAAGGCGGACGCCAAAGAGGCCTCGATCAACCGTCACCGGGCCGAGAACGAGGTTGAGGATCTGGAAGACACCATCCTCAGAGAGGTCTACGATGGCTATGCGCGCTTTGAAAAGGCCTTGGGCCGGGTCTT
- the glmM gene encoding phosphoglucosamine mutase produces the protein MSAELPADLKMGVSGVRGIVGPSFGPEQAVYLAQCFGEIMGRGRIALGRDTRTTGVVFRDAVQAGLLAAGCEVVDIGICPTPTVLLAVRSEDYVGGIVITASHNPPEWNGLKFVGGGGRFLTAPQAERLYEMYHRRRAQMVPWDHIKATRSKKGALEQHIAKILEAVDVEAIRAAKFKVGLDCCNGAGSLVSADLLKQLGCQIKVIHDVPNGLFPRGAEPKPENLQALGELVRTQGLDIGFAQDPDADRLGLVIDGGTPISEEITLALGVEGILIQSPGSVVINLSTSKAIEDIAAGYGVEIFRTPVGEANVVDRMIQESAVVGGEGNGGIILGRINYGRDSLVGMALILQYMALTGKKVSELVEALPQYAMIKASVQCGQNVMTRVLNVLAGEYGDHIDDQSDGLRVVLANGTWFHVRGSNTEPVMRILVESKDGDEAGELCDHLKARIEEAGHKQAGAG, from the coding sequence ATGAGCGCAGAACTTCCTGCAGACCTCAAGATGGGAGTCTCGGGAGTCCGTGGCATTGTGGGTCCGTCCTTTGGCCCGGAGCAGGCTGTTTATTTGGCGCAGTGCTTTGGGGAAATCATGGGACGGGGCCGTATTGCCCTGGGCCGCGATACCCGCACGACCGGAGTCGTGTTCCGGGATGCGGTGCAAGCAGGTCTGCTGGCTGCCGGTTGTGAGGTGGTGGATATCGGCATTTGCCCCACGCCTACGGTTCTGCTGGCTGTTCGTTCTGAGGACTATGTGGGCGGGATCGTGATTACCGCGAGTCACAATCCGCCGGAGTGGAACGGGCTCAAATTTGTCGGGGGCGGCGGCCGTTTTCTCACAGCTCCGCAGGCGGAGCGTTTGTATGAGATGTATCACCGTCGCCGCGCTCAGATGGTGCCTTGGGATCATATCAAGGCCACGCGTTCCAAGAAAGGCGCCTTGGAGCAACACATTGCCAAGATTCTCGAAGCCGTGGATGTGGAAGCCATCCGAGCCGCTAAATTTAAGGTGGGCCTGGATTGCTGTAATGGCGCGGGTTCCTTGGTGTCTGCGGATCTTCTCAAGCAGTTGGGTTGTCAGATCAAAGTGATCCATGATGTTCCCAACGGTCTGTTTCCTCGCGGGGCAGAGCCTAAGCCCGAAAACCTTCAGGCTTTGGGCGAGTTGGTCCGAACGCAGGGTCTTGATATCGGTTTTGCGCAGGATCCGGACGCAGACCGCTTGGGCCTTGTGATTGACGGCGGTACCCCCATCAGCGAAGAAATTACCTTGGCTTTGGGCGTGGAGGGGATTCTGATTCAATCCCCGGGTTCTGTGGTGATCAATCTTTCCACCTCCAAGGCCATTGAGGATATCGCAGCCGGTTACGGGGTGGAGATCTTCAGAACCCCGGTGGGTGAAGCCAATGTGGTGGACCGCATGATCCAGGAGTCCGCGGTTGTGGGGGGCGAGGGGAACGGGGGCATTATCCTGGGCCGGATCAATTATGGCCGGGATTCCTTGGTGGGGATGGCTCTCATTCTGCAATACATGGCGCTGACCGGAAAGAAGGTATCGGAGCTCGTAGAGGCATTGCCCCAATATGCGATGATCAAGGCTTCTGTGCAATGCGGACAAAATGTGATGACCCGGGTGCTCAATGTTTTGGCCGGGGAGTACGGAGATCATATTGATGATCAGAGCGATGGCCTGCGTGTTGTTCTGGCCAACGGCACTTGGTTCCACGTGCGCGGTTCCAATACGGAGCCTGTGATGCGTATTTTGGTGGAATCCAAGGATGGGGATGAGGCCGGAGAACTCTGTGATCATCTCAAGGCCAGGATCGAGGAAGCAGGCCACAAGCAAGCGGGCGCCGGCTAA
- a CDS encoding ROK family transcriptional regulator, with amino-acid sequence MRRVYSIGGIGEGLTDRERKNLAILESIRREGQITKTEISKATRLNIVTVSNYVNHFVEAGLVLEKGLDVSEGGRRPMLIELNSKYGYAVGVGLSMTDIVGIITDLSGNILMKVKREKPRVSATTNGLTEESGEILVEGMISVAEEVLSRSNVPREQIRGLGVGIPGIIDEPGGTIRLSSEFGDSKDDPLDNISMCIPVRDLFEKRFDLPIFIENDATVAAFGVLWLGLEPGIRNMIYMYSEVGCGIIIDGQIYRGASGSAGELSIIDPWPGDDSPDKWHLQRDCILRTGDLDINILQKAEEALKANSSPSGFLAKIKQDKSLLSIHQVIDAAKDGDPFAVSLIEDAGDRLGIKVAFLVNLLNPEVVVVGGGIEAAGSILLDPIKKRVKSCAYDEPASRVKVVPSRLGDGSIALGAACLVIQSVFAQA; translated from the coding sequence ATGCGAAGGGTATACTCCATTGGCGGCATTGGGGAAGGTCTCACCGACCGCGAGCGCAAGAATCTCGCCATTCTCGAGTCGATCCGCCGTGAGGGCCAGATTACCAAGACTGAAATCTCCAAGGCCACTCGTCTCAATATTGTGACAGTTTCCAATTATGTGAATCATTTTGTGGAGGCAGGGCTGGTTCTGGAAAAGGGCCTGGATGTCTCCGAAGGCGGCCGCAGGCCCATGCTCATTGAGCTCAACTCCAAGTACGGTTATGCCGTAGGTGTCGGCCTGAGCATGACAGATATCGTGGGTATTATCACCGACCTGTCCGGAAATATTCTGATGAAGGTCAAACGCGAAAAGCCCAGGGTTTCCGCTACCACAAACGGCCTGACCGAGGAGAGCGGGGAGATCCTGGTGGAAGGGATGATCAGCGTGGCTGAAGAGGTTCTCAGCCGTTCCAATGTGCCGCGGGAGCAGATCCGCGGTTTGGGCGTGGGGATCCCGGGAATTATTGATGAGCCGGGCGGGACCATCCGTCTTTCCAGCGAATTCGGGGACTCCAAAGATGATCCTCTGGACAATATTTCCATGTGCATTCCCGTGCGGGATCTTTTTGAGAAGCGTTTTGACCTTCCGATTTTTATCGAAAATGACGCCACGGTCGCCGCTTTCGGGGTGCTGTGGCTGGGTCTGGAGCCGGGCATCCGGAATATGATCTATATGTATTCCGAGGTGGGTTGCGGTATCATTATCGACGGACAAATATACCGGGGGGCCTCCGGCAGCGCCGGTGAATTGAGCATTATCGATCCTTGGCCCGGCGATGATTCGCCGGACAAGTGGCATTTGCAGAGGGACTGTATTCTTCGCACAGGTGATCTGGACATCAATATTCTCCAGAAAGCGGAAGAAGCGTTGAAAGCAAACAGCTCCCCGTCGGGATTTCTGGCCAAGATCAAGCAAGACAAGTCTCTTCTGAGTATCCATCAGGTAATCGATGCGGCCAAGGACGGAGATCCTTTTGCCGTGTCGTTGATTGAAGATGCAGGCGATCGTTTGGGAATCAAAGTGGCCTTTCTGGTCAATCTCTTGAATCCTGAAGTGGTGGTTGTGGGTGGAGGTATCGAGGCCGCTGGGTCTATCCTATTGGATCCCATCAAGAAGAGGGTCAAGTCGTGCGCTTATGATGAGCCTGCCAGTCGCGTCAAGGTGGTGCCTTCCCGGTTAGGGGACGGTTCGATTGCGCTGGGAGCGGCTTGTCTTGTGATCCAGAGCGTTTTCGCTCAGGCTTGA